CTGCCCGAATTGACATTTGCAACTACCGCAGCAGACGTTTATCCCGAATGTAGAGAAGCATTCGGTGCGCAATATGGCGATGCAACCATTACACAATGCCCGAATTGCAGTTCATCGATACTGTGTTACTACCAAATTGAAGGCGTATTATTCTTACTTAGGTAGCCAATACAAGCGTTCAGGCTGCTTTTCCCCCGAAGAATTGCAACAGTTCCGTTCCGATTTGGCAGAACTGACGAAAAATAGTTCAAAATTGCAAGTTGCGTTGTTTCGCTTCAAGCATGTAATGAGCAAAGTTGGAACACCAATCGCTTCTGGCGTGCGTGACATTGTTATTGATATATTAAGCGAAGTAGCCAAGAAGGCAATTTGAGGCTGAACAGCTCTAGCTAGGTATTCTAATCACATCAAGCCGTTACTACGAAGACTTGGTGTCGTGGACTTTTCTTCAAGTATTTTACAAGACTATTCCTCCCCTTGTCCTGCGCTCAGCATCTCTTTTTTTCACCTGCTCTGAGACGTAAGCTCCGTAGGTTGTGTTCTTCTTTTTTCCATACATTGTTCGTACATGGTTTGATTCCATACACCATTTGGAAATCCTATTCTTGCTACTCGATTTTCCGGCTTTTCCGATAGTTCTGTGCAATAAGCATCATTTTTACTTCTCAGCTCCTTCATTTGCGGCGATTCAGCATTATAATAAGCATCACTTTTTTTGCCCTTCCTTAACCGCTGCTCGCTCGACATAATAGCCATTATACCAGTCCGATATACTACACCCTTCTAATACCAGACTAAGGACTGTCATAATCACTAACCTTGTTTTATTTGAATGGGTCTGCATAGTATTTCTCACCTCTATAGTTAAAATAGCGTTTACCATTAACTTTATGTATTGGTATTAGCACGGTTTTATATGCTTAAAGTTTTTTATAAGAGGTGGCTTGCATCTTTATCTATTATTAATCAAACAAATTAAACCAATTTTCTATATCACTTTAATCTAATAGTTTGAGGACATTTATTTTTAGGAGAATTTAACCATTTTTGTTGTGTTACATTTAAATTTGATAATTTTTTGTAAGTTTCTGAATATTTATTAATACTTATATTATCTTGTAAAATATTTCTTTCTAAATCAATCTTGCCAAAATATAACTTAGATTCATAATAACAATATCCATCATAATAATCACCATTAATGTATGAAAAAAAAATATTATTATTTTTTTTATAGTAATTTTTTACAAGAGAATAGTTTCTTGCATCAGACTTTGTTATGTTTTTATTATATATATTATGATCAATTAATTCATACTCAAAATATGCATCATCTCTAGAATAATCATATCTAAAAGTATAATTACCGTAATTATAATCAGTTATTTTATCAAAAATAAATAACAACCAATATATACTCATTAAAATTAAACCTAAGCAAAAAATACAAAATATGCTAGTTATAATATGTATCCAATGCCTTTTCATATTCGTTCCTTACTTGCTATAAATTATATTAGGTTTACTTTTAATATGTATCTTGTAACTTATCCCCTTAGCAGAAGAACTTAACCACATATCTGTCTAATATAATCATCTAACCCTG
This portion of the Snodgrassella alvi genome encodes:
- a CDS encoding DUF2321 domain-containing protein is translated as MTFATTAADVYPECREAFGAQYGDATITQCPNCSSSILCYYQIEGVLFLLR
- a CDS encoding DUF2321 domain-containing protein, whose translation is MAELTKNSSKLQVALFRFKHVMSKVGTPIASGVRDIVIDILSEVAKKAI